A single Sphingomonas kaistensis DNA region contains:
- the ptsP gene encoding phosphoenolpyruvate--protein phosphotransferase, whose product MPSAANAAREILTGLHQLMAKRGSAQAKLDMTVDLIAEAMASEVCSIYLLRDQSLELFATHGLNKEAVHVTRLSPGQGLVGTIAAEGRILNLAEASNHPAFAYRPETGEDRFHSFAGVPIIFRERGVGVLAVQHADPRAYADVEIEALQTVAMVLSELIAGARLVDGTVRGGGQREGMVRLAGLKLVAGMGRGMAVFHEPRVVVEHTVSEDPELERSRVISAFAKMRTQIENMTREAEFGTAGEHQEILETYKMFAYDEGWVRRINLAIDSGLTAEAAIERVQQRTRSRMLEIDDPLLKERMHDLEDLSNRLMRIVSGRMGTAAQTGLPGDSVLIAKSLGPAELLEYDRRRLKAVVMEEGSLTAHVTIVARAMGVPVIGRVKDIGQIAAEGDTVLVDGNQGSLVVRPTRATVTAFDNRMAMGQKRRAEFAAIRSMPPITKDGVRTTLMVNAGLAEDAGALDATGADGIGLFRTEFQFLVSAALPGRDAQYRLYRQVLDAAGDRPVVFRTVDIGGDKALPYLNDVVDEAENPAMGWRALRLSLERSALMKAQARALIEAAEGRTLRVMFPMISEPWEYEEARALFEQQVEWVRARRPGPARIEYGAMLEVPSLAEMLDILLPRINFLSIGTNDLTQFLFAADRADPRLAMRYDWLSPAILRFLRRVAREASAAGVTVRVCGEMGGRPLEAMALVGIGITNFSITPAAIGPVKAMIRSLDAQAIGNKMEALLAKPPRDMRKTLTDWAKRHAIALD is encoded by the coding sequence ATGCCCTCTGCCGCCAATGCCGCTCGCGAGATCCTGACCGGGCTTCACCAGCTGATGGCGAAGCGCGGGTCGGCGCAGGCCAAGCTCGACATGACGGTCGATCTCATCGCCGAGGCGATGGCGAGCGAAGTGTGTTCGATCTACCTGCTGCGCGACCAGTCGCTGGAATTGTTCGCGACTCACGGCCTCAACAAGGAAGCGGTGCACGTCACCCGCCTGTCGCCGGGCCAGGGCCTGGTCGGGACGATTGCGGCCGAGGGCCGGATCCTGAATCTTGCCGAGGCGAGCAATCATCCGGCGTTCGCCTATCGGCCGGAAACGGGCGAAGACCGCTTTCACAGCTTTGCCGGCGTCCCGATCATCTTTCGTGAGCGCGGGGTGGGGGTGCTGGCGGTGCAGCATGCCGACCCGCGCGCTTATGCCGATGTCGAGATCGAGGCGCTGCAGACGGTGGCGATGGTATTGTCCGAGCTGATCGCGGGGGCCCGGCTGGTCGACGGGACGGTGCGTGGCGGCGGGCAGCGCGAAGGGATGGTCCGCCTGGCGGGGCTGAAGCTGGTCGCCGGCATGGGGCGCGGCATGGCGGTGTTCCACGAGCCGCGGGTTGTGGTCGAGCATACGGTGAGCGAGGATCCCGAGCTTGAGCGAAGCCGGGTCATTTCGGCGTTCGCCAAGATGCGGACGCAGATCGAGAACATGACCCGTGAGGCGGAATTCGGCACCGCCGGCGAGCATCAGGAGATCCTCGAAACCTACAAGATGTTCGCGTATGACGAGGGCTGGGTCCGACGGATCAATCTTGCCATCGACAGCGGGCTGACCGCCGAAGCCGCGATCGAGCGGGTCCAGCAACGCACCCGTTCGCGGATGCTGGAGATCGACGATCCGCTGCTGAAAGAGCGGATGCACGACCTCGAGGACCTGTCTAACCGGCTGATGCGAATCGTCAGCGGGCGGATGGGGACGGCGGCGCAGACCGGGCTGCCGGGCGATTCGGTGCTGATCGCCAAGAGCCTGGGGCCGGCCGAACTGCTGGAATATGACCGCCGCCGCCTGAAGGCGGTGGTGATGGAGGAAGGCTCGCTCACCGCGCACGTCACCATCGTCGCCCGCGCGATGGGCGTGCCGGTGATCGGGCGGGTCAAGGACATCGGCCAGATCGCGGCCGAGGGCGATACGGTGCTGGTCGACGGCAATCAGGGCAGCCTGGTGGTGCGCCCGACCCGGGCGACGGTGACCGCCTTCGACAATCGCATGGCGATGGGCCAGAAGCGGCGGGCCGAATTCGCCGCCATCCGCTCGATGCCGCCGATCACCAAGGACGGGGTCCGCACGACCCTGATGGTGAATGCCGGCCTGGCCGAGGATGCGGGCGCGCTGGACGCGACGGGCGCCGACGGGATCGGCCTGTTCCGCACCGAGTTCCAGTTCCTCGTGTCCGCCGCCTTGCCCGGCCGCGATGCGCAATATCGCTTGTATCGGCAGGTGCTGGATGCGGCGGGCGACCGGCCGGTGGTCTTCCGCACGGTCGATATCGGCGGCGACAAGGCGCTGCCGTATCTGAACGACGTGGTCGACGAGGCCGAGAACCCGGCCATGGGCTGGCGTGCGCTTCGCCTCAGCCTCGAACGCTCGGCGTTGATGAAGGCGCAGGCGCGGGCGCTGATCGAGGCTGCGGAGGGGCGCACGCTGCGCGTCATGTTCCCGATGATTTCCGAGCCGTGGGAATATGAGGAAGCGCGCGCCCTGTTCGAGCAGCAGGTCGAGTGGGTGCGGGCGCGTCGGCCGGGGCCGGCGCGGATCGAATATGGCGCGATGCTGGAAGTGCCGAGCCTGGCCGAAATGCTCGACATCCTGTTGCCGCGCATCAATTTCCTGTCGATCGGCACCAACGACCTAACGCAATTCCTGTTCGCCGCCGACCGCGCCGATCCGCGGCTGGCGATGCGCTACGACTGGCTGAGCCCGGCGATCCTGCGTTTTCTCCGCCGGGTCGCGCGCGAGGCATCCGCGGCGGGGGTGACGGTGCGGGTGTGCGGGGAGATGGGCGGCCGGCCGCTGGAGGCGATGGCCTTGGTCGGGATCGGGATCACCAATTTCTCGATCACCCCGGCGGCGATCGGGCCGGTCAAGGCGATGATCCGCTCGCTGGACGCGCAGGCGATCGGCAACAAAATGGAAGCGCTGCTGGCCAAGCCGCCGCGCGACATGCGCAAGACGCTGACCGACTGGGCGAAGCGACACGCGATCGCGTTGGACTGA
- a CDS encoding outer membrane protein has product MRILSAASVLAIALTATSAQAQDRTTSWTGPYVGGQIGVTNIDNDRNPQVRFDTNRDGTFADTVRTGTGANAFSPGFCDGRANGVSPQGGCDNGDQALEGGAHIGYDMDFGGVVVGVVGEYDRTSLEDSVSAFSTTPANYVLTRKLRDSFGIRARVGVPVGSALLYATGGAVHGRFRNSFTSSNTANAFAVTDTRTNGWGYRLGGGAEQRLGGGLSVGILYLYSSIKDDGDNRIDVTRGTAPATNPFVLTNAAGTQFQRTDERFRSHAVKATASFRF; this is encoded by the coding sequence ATGCGTATTCTTTCCGCAGCGTCTGTTCTCGCCATTGCCCTGACGGCCACCTCCGCTCAGGCGCAGGACCGCACCACCAGCTGGACCGGCCCCTATGTCGGCGGCCAGATCGGCGTCACCAACATCGACAACGACCGCAATCCGCAGGTCCGCTTCGACACCAATCGCGACGGCACGTTCGCTGATACCGTTCGCACCGGCACCGGCGCCAACGCCTTTTCGCCCGGCTTCTGTGACGGTCGCGCCAATGGCGTCAGCCCGCAGGGCGGCTGCGACAATGGCGACCAGGCGCTCGAAGGCGGCGCTCACATCGGTTATGACATGGACTTCGGCGGCGTCGTCGTCGGCGTGGTCGGCGAATATGACCGCACCAGCCTCGAAGACAGCGTGTCGGCCTTTTCGACCACGCCTGCCAATTACGTCCTGACCCGCAAGCTGCGCGACAGCTTCGGCATCCGCGCCCGCGTCGGCGTTCCGGTCGGCTCGGCCCTGCTGTACGCAACGGGCGGCGCGGTGCACGGCCGCTTCCGCAACAGCTTCACCAGCAGCAACACGGCGAATGCCTTTGCGGTCACTGACACGCGCACCAACGGCTGGGGCTATCGTCTCGGCGGCGGTGCCGAGCAGCGTCTCGGCGGCGGCCTCTCGGTCGGAATCCTGTATCTCTATTCGTCGATCAAGGACGATGGCGACAACCGCATCGACGTCACTCGCGGCACCGCGCCGGCGACCAACCCCTTCGTCCTGACCAACGCCGCCGGGACGCAGTTCCAGCGCACCGACGAGCGTTTCCGCAGCCACGCCGTCAAGGCCACCGCAAGCTTCCGGTTCTGA
- a CDS encoding J domain-containing protein — MTSHYRTLGVDPKADPVAIRSAYLALMRRFHPDGGGAEADPARAKAVTAAWDVLRDPERRAAYDETRQARFQPGGAIATGERVRGGATGRNLFLLLAAGTIGLGWWALGQPQLMPAPKMADMATRPAAAAFAEPDIRPAEDRAAMHRRIAPEEPAPPAPRADQEPEVERPVVVTPPLPVSAPPRLPTRSAEAEGQQRRPSASKVEVSVAAPVASRSDVRAAAPAPAPVDASPKVELAPLERHLQILTDQSFRYGTEAKRARLTTTRETFLARLRACDTDVCKRDAYLRRNAEIGEIMRN, encoded by the coding sequence ATGACCAGCCACTATCGCACCCTGGGGGTCGATCCCAAGGCCGATCCGGTGGCGATCCGCAGCGCGTATCTGGCTCTGATGCGGCGCTTTCACCCCGATGGCGGCGGGGCGGAGGCCGATCCGGCGCGGGCCAAGGCGGTAACGGCCGCGTGGGACGTGCTGCGCGATCCCGAGCGGCGGGCAGCCTATGACGAGACGCGCCAGGCGCGGTTCCAGCCGGGCGGCGCGATCGCCACCGGCGAGCGGGTGCGCGGCGGGGCGACGGGGCGCAATCTGTTTCTGCTGCTGGCGGCGGGCACGATCGGGCTCGGCTGGTGGGCGCTCGGGCAACCGCAATTGATGCCGGCCCCGAAGATGGCCGACATGGCGACGCGTCCGGCGGCGGCGGCGTTTGCCGAGCCCGATATTCGCCCGGCCGAGGATCGCGCGGCGATGCATCGGCGGATCGCGCCGGAAGAGCCAGCGCCGCCGGCGCCCCGGGCCGACCAAGAACCGGAGGTTGAGCGTCCGGTGGTGGTCACACCGCCGCTTCCGGTCAGCGCGCCGCCGCGCTTGCCGACGCGAAGCGCCGAAGCCGAAGGGCAGCAGCGCCGACCGTCTGCGTCGAAGGTTGAGGTTTCGGTTGCGGCGCCGGTGGCTTCACGGAGCGACGTGCGGGCTGCGGCGCCCGCCCCGGCGCCCGTCGACGCCAGCCCGAAGGTGGAGCTGGCGCCGCTCGAACGGCATCTCCAGATCCTGACTGATCAGAGCTTTCGCTATGGCACCGAGGCCAAAAGGGCTCGGCTGACCACGACTCGCGAGACGTTTCTCGCGCGCCTCCGCGCCTGCGACACCGATGTGTGCAAGCGCGACGCCTATCTCCGCAGGAATGCGGAGATAGGCGAGATCATGCGCAACTAA
- a CDS encoding PEPxxWA-CTERM sorting domain-containing protein — translation MIRKTVVAATLAAAFAVSTPASAAVITFTGNSPGDGADGNVRAFSADGITVQATAWSYTGSTLETAYLGSFSSGLGVTNPTEGDGSGNAHAVDNYLRNDFILLVFNQAVNLSSAKLTPYSQNGQALDNDASVSFATASGLFASTVPATTAIATSNAVFTALNGNLWNVSGNLGTGFQTNLASGSNAGNVWLIGAARSNSDNVLDGFKLSAITVTSAVPEPGTWAMMLVGFGAIGASMRRRRTAVLRVA, via the coding sequence ATGATTCGCAAGACTGTCGTTGCTGCCACTCTGGCGGCCGCGTTCGCTGTATCGACACCCGCTTCGGCGGCCGTGATCACCTTCACCGGCAATTCGCCCGGCGACGGCGCGGATGGCAACGTCCGGGCCTTTTCCGCCGACGGCATCACGGTGCAGGCCACCGCCTGGTCCTACACCGGCTCGACGCTCGAAACAGCGTATCTTGGTTCGTTCAGCAGCGGTCTTGGCGTGACCAATCCGACCGAAGGCGACGGATCGGGCAATGCCCATGCGGTCGACAATTACCTGCGCAACGATTTCATCCTGCTGGTCTTCAACCAGGCGGTGAACCTCTCCTCGGCCAAGCTCACGCCCTACAGCCAGAACGGGCAGGCGCTGGACAATGACGCTTCGGTCAGCTTCGCCACCGCGAGCGGATTGTTCGCCAGCACGGTGCCGGCGACCACGGCGATCGCGACCAGCAATGCCGTCTTCACCGCGCTCAACGGCAATTTGTGGAACGTGTCCGGCAACCTCGGCACCGGCTTCCAGACCAATCTGGCGTCGGGCAGCAACGCCGGCAATGTCTGGCTGATCGGTGCGGCGCGGAGCAATTCCGACAACGTCCTCGATGGCTTCAAGCTGAGCGCGATCACCGTCACCTCGGCGGTGCCCGAGCCCGGCACCTGGGCGATGATGCTGGTCGGCTTCGGTGCCATCGGCGCGTCCATGCGTCGCCGCCGGACCGCCGTCCTGCGCGTCGCCTGA
- a CDS encoding NAD(P)H-dependent flavin oxidoreductase, with translation MARGAEFLGTRYAILGGAMSWVSERNLVAAISNAGGFGVIACGAMNPELLDTEIAETKKRTDKPFGVNLITMHPQLNQLIDVCGRHGVGHIVLAGGLPPSGAIDRIKGTGAKLIAFAPALSLAKKLMRSGADAIVIEGMEAGGHIGPVSTTVLAQEILPHMAEQIPVFLAGGIGRGEAIAAYLEMGAAGVQLGTRFVCATESIAHANFKKAFIRASARDAVPSVQIDPRLPVIPVRALKNKETERFAAKQREIAEHLDGKRLEMAEAQLQIEHYWAGALRRAVIDGDVETGSVMAGQSVGMVTKEQPTAEIIAELVAEAETALERRS, from the coding sequence ATGGCGCGCGGCGCCGAGTTTCTGGGCACGCGCTACGCCATTCTGGGCGGGGCGATGAGCTGGGTCAGCGAGCGCAATCTGGTGGCGGCGATCAGCAATGCCGGCGGGTTCGGCGTGATCGCCTGCGGGGCGATGAACCCCGAGCTGCTCGACACCGAAATCGCCGAGACGAAGAAGCGCACGGACAAGCCCTTCGGCGTCAATCTCATCACCATGCACCCGCAATTGAACCAGCTGATCGATGTCTGTGGGCGGCATGGGGTCGGGCATATCGTGCTTGCGGGCGGCTTGCCGCCGAGCGGGGCGATCGACCGGATCAAGGGGACGGGCGCCAAGCTGATCGCCTTTGCGCCTGCGCTAAGCCTCGCCAAAAAGCTGATGCGATCGGGCGCGGACGCGATCGTGATCGAAGGGATGGAAGCGGGCGGCCATATCGGGCCGGTCTCGACCACCGTGCTGGCGCAGGAAATCCTGCCGCACATGGCCGAGCAGATCCCGGTGTTCCTGGCCGGCGGGATCGGCCGGGGCGAGGCGATCGCGGCGTATCTGGAAATGGGCGCGGCGGGCGTGCAGCTCGGCACCCGCTTCGTCTGCGCGACCGAAAGCATCGCGCATGCCAACTTCAAGAAGGCGTTCATCCGCGCCAGCGCGCGCGATGCAGTGCCGAGCGTACAGATCGACCCGCGCCTGCCGGTGATTCCGGTGCGCGCCTTGAAGAACAAGGAAACCGAGCGCTTCGCCGCCAAGCAGCGCGAGATCGCCGAGCATCTCGACGGCAAGCGCTTGGAAATGGCCGAAGCGCAATTGCAGATCGAGCATTATTGGGCGGGCGCGCTCAGGCGGGCGGTGATCGACGGCGATGTCGAAACCGGCAGCGTGATGGCTGGGCAGTCAGTTGGCATGGTGACCAAGGAGCAGCCAACCGCCGAGATCATCGCCGAGCTGGTGGCGGAAGCCGAAACAGCGCTCGAGCGGCGGAGCTAA
- a CDS encoding aspartate kinase, with protein sequence MARIVMKFGGTSMAGMERIRHVAERVKREVEAGHEVAVVVSAMAGETDRLVQMCREAAPLYDPREYDVVVASGEQVTSGLLAITLQGMGVKARSYMGWQLPIRASGHVSALIEDIDVAVLDRAFAAGGVAVIPGFQGVTGEGALATLGRGGSDTSAVALAIAMKADRCDIYTDVDGVYTTDPRIVPRAAKLDLVTYEEMLELASVGAKVLQTRSVGLAMRFNMPLKVLSSFEDRPGTLIAGEEAVEESNMERNIITGIAHDLNEARITLRGLPDRPGAVAAIFRPLAAANINVDMIVQSVARAGEPSDLTFTVPTASLPETVAELETIKDAAGFTDILTDTDVVKISAVGVGMRSNAGIAAKMFDTLAERGINLLAITTSEIKVSVLIPEAYTELAVRVLHTAFGLDQERVA encoded by the coding sequence ATGGCCCGCATCGTGATGAAATTCGGGGGCACGTCGATGGCCGGGATGGAGCGCATCCGCCATGTCGCCGAGCGGGTGAAGCGCGAGGTCGAGGCCGGGCATGAGGTCGCGGTGGTAGTCTCCGCGATGGCGGGCGAAACCGACCGGCTGGTGCAGATGTGCCGCGAGGCCGCGCCGCTCTACGACCCGCGCGAATATGATGTGGTGGTGGCCTCGGGCGAGCAGGTGACCAGCGGCTTGCTGGCGATCACGCTTCAGGGGATGGGGGTCAAGGCGCGCTCCTACATGGGCTGGCAGCTGCCGATCCGCGCGTCGGGTCATGTCAGCGCGCTGATCGAGGATATCGACGTCGCCGTGCTCGACCGCGCATTCGCAGCGGGCGGGGTGGCGGTGATCCCGGGGTTTCAGGGCGTGACCGGCGAAGGCGCGTTGGCGACGCTCGGCCGGGGCGGTTCGGACACATCGGCGGTGGCGCTGGCGATCGCGATGAAGGCCGATCGCTGCGACATCTATACCGACGTCGATGGGGTCTACACCACCGACCCGCGCATCGTCCCGCGGGCGGCGAAGCTCGATCTCGTCACTTACGAGGAGATGCTCGAGCTGGCGTCGGTCGGGGCCAAGGTGCTCCAGACCCGCTCGGTCGGGCTGGCCATGCGCTTCAACATGCCCTTGAAGGTCTTGTCCTCGTTCGAGGACCGGCCGGGCACGCTTATCGCCGGGGAAGAGGCGGTCGAGGAATCGAACATGGAACGCAACATCATCACGGGCATCGCTCACGACCTCAACGAAGCGCGGATCACGTTGCGCGGGCTGCCCGACCGGCCGGGCGCGGTGGCGGCGATCTTCCGCCCGCTGGCGGCGGCCAACATCAACGTCGACATGATCGTCCAATCGGTCGCGCGAGCGGGCGAACCGAGCGATCTCACCTTCACGGTGCCGACCGCGAGCCTGCCCGAGACGGTCGCCGAGCTGGAGACGATCAAGGATGCGGCAGGCTTTACCGATATCCTGACCGATACCGACGTGGTGAAGATCAGCGCGGTGGGCGTGGGGATGCGGTCCAACGCCGGGATCGCGGCCAAGATGTTCGACACGCTGGCCGAGCGGGGGATCAATCTCCTCGCCATCACCACCAGCGAGATCAAGGTCAGCGTGCTGATCCCCGAAGCCTATACCGAACTGGCGGTGCGCGTGCTGCACACCGCGTTCGGCCTCGACCAGGAGCGCGTTGCTTGA
- the ubiG gene encoding bifunctional 2-polyprenyl-6-hydroxyphenol methylase/3-demethylubiquinol 3-O-methyltransferase UbiG: protein MVETSTSIRADEAAHFGAMAADWWDPKGSSAMLHKLNPVRLGFIREAIDHHFAADERALRPLEGRTALDVGCGAGLLAEPLARLGAHVTGIDAAPELIEAARTHAGQTGLAIRYVAGEVAALEGQFDLVTALEVIEHVADPAAFVRSLEQRLAPGGLLVMSTPARTAWSRLLTITLAEGTGRIPRGTHHYEQFLAPEQLTALLSQAGLTVTATRGIAFSPTRGLHLSQDLSLNYLVAAARS, encoded by the coding sequence ATGGTCGAAACAAGCACGAGCATCCGCGCCGACGAAGCCGCCCACTTCGGCGCGATGGCCGCCGACTGGTGGGACCCCAAGGGCAGCTCGGCCATGCTGCACAAGCTGAACCCGGTCCGCCTCGGCTTTATCCGCGAAGCGATCGACCATCATTTCGCCGCCGACGAACGCGCGCTGCGTCCGCTCGAGGGTCGCACGGCGCTCGACGTCGGCTGCGGCGCGGGGCTGCTGGCCGAGCCGCTTGCCCGCCTCGGCGCGCACGTCACCGGCATCGACGCCGCGCCCGAACTGATCGAAGCCGCCCGCACCCACGCCGGTCAGACCGGCCTCGCCATCCGCTATGTCGCGGGCGAAGTCGCGGCGCTCGAGGGCCAGTTCGACCTCGTCACCGCGCTCGAGGTGATCGAACATGTCGCCGACCCCGCCGCCTTTGTCCGCAGCCTCGAACAGCGCCTCGCCCCCGGCGGCCTCCTCGTCATGAGCACGCCCGCCCGCACCGCCTGGTCGCGGCTGCTGACCATCACGCTCGCCGAAGGCACCGGCCGAATCCCGCGCGGCACGCATCATTACGAGCAATTCCTCGCGCCCGAGCAGCTCACAGCCCTGCTGTCGCAAGCCGGCCTTACCGTCACCGCCACGCGCGGCATCGCCTTTTCCCCGACCCGCGGGCTGCATCTCAGCCAGGACCTCAGCCTCAACTACTTGGTAGCCGCCGCGCGGAGTTGA
- a CDS encoding PilZ domain-containing protein, giving the protein MPNLATLEPAAPAEHPAREERRPVSLPGWLTRPGQEAKAHDFVIDNMSYGGCRLQTAAPLERGDAVDLTVLRRGAIPGVVRWHNAYGIGVSFAPELPERIETPRKVERVPVQTALAVRQTGRRPRSVPATNLSRFGCCLTFDDLPVAGEWVWVAMPGLAPIEARVRWADGRRAGVEFVHPIHASVLDMLLQRCAAGNA; this is encoded by the coding sequence GTGCCCAACCTTGCCACCTTGGAACCTGCCGCGCCCGCCGAACATCCGGCGCGCGAGGAACGTCGCCCGGTTTCCCTGCCGGGCTGGCTGACCCGCCCCGGCCAGGAAGCCAAGGCGCATGACTTTGTCATCGACAACATGTCCTACGGCGGGTGCCGGCTGCAAACCGCCGCCCCGCTGGAACGCGGTGACGCGGTCGATCTCACCGTGCTTCGCCGCGGCGCTATCCCCGGCGTGGTGCGCTGGCACAATGCTTACGGGATCGGCGTGTCGTTCGCGCCCGAACTGCCCGAGCGGATCGAAACACCGCGCAAGGTCGAGCGGGTGCCGGTGCAGACCGCGCTTGCCGTGCGCCAGACCGGCCGCCGCCCGCGCTCGGTGCCTGCGACCAACCTGTCGCGCTTCGGTTGCTGCCTCACCTTCGACGATCTGCCGGTCGCAGGCGAATGGGTGTGGGTCGCGATGCCCGGCCTGGCCCCGATCGAAGCGCGGGTGCGCTGGGCCGACGGGCGCCGCGCGGGGGTGGAGTTCGTCCATCCCATCCACGCCTCGGTGCTCGACATGCTGCTTCAGCGCTGCGCGGCCGGCAACGCCTGA
- a CDS encoding PilZ domain-containing protein, with protein MEKIVRAGLEAEDASEGRGEGFKPRRFERREVRCPVRVRIGNRQYAAYLDNASNGGVKLRTGCQIVPAERVILQIPDLPPIKGELRWVSGREAGVAFPLVDGLAPLSDWLEERAPERGAD; from the coding sequence ATGGAGAAGATCGTCCGCGCCGGCCTCGAGGCCGAGGACGCGAGCGAGGGTCGGGGCGAGGGGTTCAAGCCGCGGCGGTTCGAACGGCGCGAGGTGCGCTGCCCGGTGCGGGTGCGGATCGGCAATCGCCAATATGCCGCTTATCTCGACAATGCGTCGAACGGCGGGGTCAAACTGCGCACCGGCTGCCAGATCGTGCCGGCCGAGCGGGTGATCCTGCAGATCCCCGACCTGCCGCCGATCAAGGGCGAATTGCGCTGGGTGTCGGGCCGCGAGGCGGGGGTCGCCTTTCCGCTGGTCGACGGGCTGGCGCCCTTGTCGGACTGGCTGGAGGAGCGAGCGCCCGAGCGCGGCGCGGACTGA